The genomic segment AACCCCCTGGGGAAGGACGCGGGGAATATTCTCCAGAAAGCCACCGCCCGTGATGTGCGACATGGCGTGAACCGGAGAGTTTTCAAGGAGCTTTAGCAAAGAGCGAACATAGATTCGGGTGGGTTCCAGCAGGTGATCGAGGAGGGTCTTGCCTTCCAGCTCATCACTGGGGTTACAGCCACTGACCTCCAGTACTTTACGGATCAGTGAATAACCGTTGGAGTGAGGTCCGGAGGAGGCCAGCGCGATGATCGCATCGCCGGGAGAAACATTAGAGCCATCGATGATTTGAGATTTTTCAACAACACCGACACAGAAACCGGCGACATCATAATCATCACCATGATACATGCCGGGCATTTCGGCCGTTTCACCACCGATCAAGGCACAGCCCGCCTGCTCACATCCCTGACCTATGCCGTAGACGACCTGCTCGGCAACATCGGGGTCCAGTTTGGCAGTGGCGTAGTAGTCCAGAAAGAACAGGGGCTCACCGCCCTGGACTAGCAGATCGTTGACACACATGGCGACCAGATCGATGCCGATGCTGTTGTGACGATTGCTATCGATTGCCAATCTTAATTTAGTGCCAACGCCATCGGTTCCGGATACCAGGACCGGCTCTTTATATTTCCCGGGGAGCTGGCACAGAGCACCAAAGCCTCCCAGGCCACCCATGACCTCGGGACGGGTGGTTTTCTTGCTGATACCCTTGATTCGTTCGACGAGTTGATTGCCTGCATCAATACTTACGCCGGCATCCTGATAACTAAGAGAGATTGATTGTTCGTCCACTGCTGATCTCACTCTTTGATGTGGGGGGAGCCGTATTGTAGCAGCGTCTGGGCAGTGCGAAAACTGAACTAATTTTTTTGAGATAACGAAAATCCAGCCGCTTTTTATGATAGGATCAGCCGATTTTGCTTTTTGTTGAGACCGTAAATTAGGAGAGAGCGATGAAGGTTGTCGAGGTCAAACATCCACTGGTTCGTCACAAGCTTGGACTGATGCGTGAAAAAGAGATCAGCACCAAACGTTTTCGCGAGCTGGCCAAGGAGGTAGGAAGTCTGCTCACATATGAGGCAACTTCTGACTTCGAAACAGAAAAGGTTACCATAGAGTGCTGGAACGGCTCAACAGAAATCGATCAGATCAAGGGAAAAAAGGTCACTGTGGTGCCGATTCTACGTGCCGGCCTTGGGATGATGGATGGAGTCTTGGAGCATATTCCGAGTGCCCGGGTGAGCGTGGTTGGTATGTATCGGGATGAGGAGACCTTCGAGGCGGTTCCCTACTTTGATAAGGTGGTTGGAAATATCAGCGAGCGTTTAGCCCTGGTGGTTGACCCCATGCTGGCAACCGGAGGCTCAATGATCGCAACCATAGATCTTCTCAAGAAGAAGGGGTGCTCCCAGTTTAAGGTGTTGGTTCTTGTCGCAGCTCCGGAGGGGCTCAAGGCATTGGAAGAGGCGCATCCGGATGTGGAGGTCTACTGTGCGTCGGTCGATGAAGGGCTCAATGAGCAGGGCTATATCATCCCAGGGCTGGGCGATGCCGGCGATAAAATTTTTGGAACTAAGTAACCAAAAATACAGTTATTTATTTTTTCCTATGTATAAAAGACAGGCGCTTGGTAGCCTGTCTTTGTGTTTATGGGCCAGAGATCATGACAAGCAGCGGCGCTTCTTGTAGGCTTGGCTGGAGTGATAATGAAAGGATCCAGATGGTGATGAGATACTCTTGGTTGTTGCTTTGCACGCTCAGCCTGCTGCTCACAAGTGCGGCGCAAGCTGTTGAGGTCAGCAAACTTTATACAGTGCAAACGGATGAGAGCGGGTTGACTCAGCAACAGGCTAAGCAACAGGCATTTTCCCAGATGTTGCTCCGATTAAGTGGCAACCCTGATGTGTTGAAGAGCCAGGTTGTCAACCAAGCCAAGCGAAATGTGGATGATTATCTGCTTGGGTTTGGACGGCGCAATGAACAGGGGAGCTCTTTTCTGGTGACTCACTTTGATGGCCACCTGATGCGTCAATTGGTGGCTGAGGCGGGTTACCCTGTGCTGGGTGAGCTTCGCCCGCGAACCGCCATCTGGATTGCTCAGCGTGGGCCTCAGGGGCAGCAGACGATTATCTCGGATCAGAGTACAGATGATTGGCCGCAACAGATCACCAGTCAGGCCGGAGCCCTGGCGCTTCCGGTGATCCTGCCGTTGCTCGATCTCGAAGATCTGCAACAGGTGAAATTCTCCGATGTGTGGGGCATGTTCATTGAGCCTGTGGCTCAGGCAAGCCAGCGCTACCGGGCGGATAACATAGTGATGGGTCGCCTTCAGTCATTGGGCAGTGGAGTTTGGCAGCTTAATTGGGAGCTTTACTCCCGAAGTGATCAGCAGTTTATCCAGGTGAGTCAGGGCACCCTGGGTGACAGTTCATCCTCAGGATTGATGCATCAGTTGATGCTACAGCTGGCTGGTTACTACGCCAAGGATTTTGGAGCCCAGACCTCAACGGATCTGGATACCCTGGATATATCAGTGGATGGTTTGACCACCATGGAGCAACTCATTCAGGCCGAGCGCCTGCTTAAGGGATTGCCGACGGTGGCCAGTGTTGGTGTTGTGCAGCTGTCTGGTGATAAAGTACTGTTTCATCTGGGGCTTTCTGGCAGCAAACCGGAGCTGATCCAGGCGCTGGCTCTTGATCGGCGTTTCAGTGAGGAGCCGTTTGCCGGAAAGAACCTTAGTTATCAATGGCAGCCCTGAGGGATGAGGTTCGGTTGACTCGTATCCTGACGGGTTAGATGTTACTATTTTCTTTATAATGATCTGGGTTTGGAAAAACGCGTGAAGCAGCATTCGTCATCACAGTTGGCACTTGCAGTTCAGCTGCCCGATGATGAGACATTTAGCAGTTTTTATCCTGGTAGCAACCAGCAGCTCATTAGTGAGCTAAAATCGGTTGCCGCCTCCAGCTCGCCTGCTTTTTACTATATCTGGGGGCACCATGGTGCCGGTCGGACTCACCTGCTGCACGCGACTTGTG from the Dongshaea marina genome contains:
- the upp gene encoding uracil phosphoribosyltransferase; this encodes MKVVEVKHPLVRHKLGLMREKEISTKRFRELAKEVGSLLTYEATSDFETEKVTIECWNGSTEIDQIKGKKVTVVPILRAGLGMMDGVLEHIPSARVSVVGMYRDEETFEAVPYFDKVVGNISERLALVVDPMLATGGSMIATIDLLKKKGCSQFKVLVLVAAPEGLKALEEAHPDVEVYCASVDEGLNEQGYIIPGLGDAGDKIFGTK
- the purM gene encoding phosphoribosylformylglycinamidine cyclo-ligase, with amino-acid sequence MDEQSISLSYQDAGVSIDAGNQLVERIKGISKKTTRPEVMGGLGGFGALCQLPGKYKEPVLVSGTDGVGTKLRLAIDSNRHNSIGIDLVAMCVNDLLVQGGEPLFFLDYYATAKLDPDVAEQVVYGIGQGCEQAGCALIGGETAEMPGMYHGDDYDVAGFCVGVVEKSQIIDGSNVSPGDAIIALASSGPHSNGYSLIRKVLEVSGCNPSDELEGKTLLDHLLEPTRIYVRSLLKLLENSPVHAMSHITGGGFLENIPRVLPQGVRAVIDESSWQWPTIFNWLQQQGNIQREEMYRTFNCGVGMVLIVPQDEVEQTLATLTQQGETAWQIGYCESGSGAAEVEIR
- a CDS encoding DUF2066 domain-containing protein, with product MRYSWLLLCTLSLLLTSAAQAVEVSKLYTVQTDESGLTQQQAKQQAFSQMLLRLSGNPDVLKSQVVNQAKRNVDDYLLGFGRRNEQGSSFLVTHFDGHLMRQLVAEAGYPVLGELRPRTAIWIAQRGPQGQQTIISDQSTDDWPQQITSQAGALALPVILPLLDLEDLQQVKFSDVWGMFIEPVAQASQRYRADNIVMGRLQSLGSGVWQLNWELYSRSDQQFIQVSQGTLGDSSSSGLMHQLMLQLAGYYAKDFGAQTSTDLDTLDISVDGLTTMEQLIQAERLLKGLPTVASVGVVQLSGDKVLFHLGLSGSKPELIQALALDRRFSEEPFAGKNLSYQWQP